From a single Hugenholtzia roseola DSM 9546 genomic region:
- a CDS encoding porin family protein, with translation MKKISSVLFLKAMLACFIAATWLLMPTQKATAQDSPLRLGLKINPIISMVRLTDEDKNVLDNVDKKSRIGFSGGLMLDYNFSEKAGLYTGLNIVSRGYKVGMETMSSDSVPVRVNLEQTVAFTTLEIPLQLKMRSGDIAEGLRIRGLFGAALGFNIAAKTTSLFNGSNEQTTKKMEGYNVFTPDFVAGLGIEYDLQDIGTIDVGVSYHYGLTRLTTKNANQGRAFLNYLGIDLGFYF, from the coding sequence ATGAAAAAAATTAGCTCTGTGCTATTTTTAAAAGCAATGCTGGCGTGTTTTATCGCCGCGACGTGGCTTTTGATGCCTACCCAAAAAGCAACCGCCCAAGATTCGCCTTTGCGTTTAGGGCTGAAAATAAACCCCATTATCTCGATGGTGCGCCTAACCGACGAGGATAAAAATGTGCTGGATAATGTAGACAAAAAAAGCCGAATCGGTTTTTCAGGAGGATTGATGCTCGATTATAACTTTTCGGAAAAGGCAGGACTTTATACAGGGCTTAATATCGTAAGCAGAGGGTATAAAGTGGGTATGGAAACAATGAGTTCAGATTCCGTTCCCGTTCGTGTCAATTTGGAGCAAACTGTGGCTTTCACAACCCTCGAAATCCCCTTACAGCTTAAAATGCGTTCAGGCGATATCGCCGAAGGCTTGCGTATCAGAGGACTTTTTGGGGCTGCCTTGGGCTTTAATATTGCTGCCAAAACCACTTCACTTTTCAATGGAAGCAACGAGCAAACTACCAAGAAAATGGAGGGTTACAACGTCTTTACGCCTGACTTTGTGGCAGGGCTTGGCATAGAATACGACTTACAAGACATCGGTACAATAGATGTAGGGGTTAGCTATCACTATGGCTTGACGCGCCTAACTACAAAGAACGCCAATCAGGGACGCGCCTTCCTTAATTATTTGGGCATAGACTTGGGCTTTTATTTCTAA
- a CDS encoding NfeD family protein, whose amino-acid sequence MLPSSLFLSDLAAVFVSDGFVGAALLFWQAGSEIENLYWWIAVLSTGFIVLRLLLSLVGVELDHEFDLDFGDSDFGDISLSAFATLFAIAGWAGVLGYHFTDFGDMAIVGIAISAGLVGFVVAILTHQKLKKLEQSGNLDLRNAIGKVGEVYLTIPQEGEGQVQIVVQGKLQTLDAKSEGLLIPTGEKVMVYEVENGKLLVGRFELHD is encoded by the coding sequence ATGCTCCCTTCTTCTCTTTTCTTGTCAGACCTCGCAGCCGTTTTTGTTTCAGACGGCTTTGTAGGCGCAGCCCTTCTTTTTTGGCAGGCAGGCAGTGAGATAGAAAATCTCTACTGGTGGATTGCCGTCCTTTCAACGGGCTTTATCGTACTAAGGCTGCTTCTTAGCTTAGTAGGCGTAGAATTAGACCATGAGTTTGACCTCGATTTTGGCGATTCTGATTTTGGCGACATTTCCCTTTCTGCCTTTGCTACCTTATTTGCCATTGCAGGCTGGGCGGGCGTATTGGGCTATCATTTTACCGATTTTGGCGATATGGCGATTGTAGGAATTGCGATAAGTGCAGGTTTAGTGGGCTTTGTCGTCGCGATTTTGACGCACCAAAAGCTCAAAAAATTGGAGCAATCAGGCAATTTAGACTTGCGCAATGCTATCGGAAAAGTAGGCGAAGTCTATCTGACCATTCCCCAAGAGGGCGAAGGGCAGGTGCAAATTGTGGTGCAGGGCAAGTTGCAGACCTTAGATGCCAAATCGGAAGGCTTACTTATTCCCACAGGCGAAAAAGTCATGGTTTATGAAGTAGAAAATGGCAAACTCTTAGTAGGGCGTTTTGAGCTTCACGACTAA
- a CDS encoding cytochrome b5 domain-containing protein, whose translation MNLENLPLYTRQQLALRNGQDRPEIWCAYQGFIYDLSHSRLWHKGRHYVHWAGQDLTAEMADAPHTPYVFDKFEPIGRLQA comes from the coding sequence ATGAATTTAGAAAACCTACCCCTATATACGCGCCAGCAGCTCGCCTTGCGCAACGGACAAGACCGCCCCGAAATTTGGTGCGCCTATCAAGGGTTTATTTATGACCTTAGCCATTCGCGCCTTTGGCATAAAGGCAGGCACTACGTCCATTGGGCAGGACAAGACCTAACGGCAGAAATGGCAGATGCGCCACATACGCCTTATGTTTTTGATAAGTTTGAGCCTATTGGCAGGTTGCAAGCATAA
- a CDS encoding flotillin family protein, with protein sequence MEFLLSLGGISVVILFLVAAFLLSRYKRCPSNKILVIYGNVGKGKSAKCVHGGGSFVLPIIQDWQFLNLNPIPIEIDLRNALSKQNIRINTPSTFTVAISTREEIMLNAAERLLSLDEAEIRNQALDIIIGQLRLVIATLTIEEINQDREQFLSLINKHVASELNKIGLELINVNIKDITDESGYIEAIGKKAAAEAINIARIQVAEQERSGAIGETKAVREREVQVALEVAATDEGRKEAEAQRRIRVAELEAKAAIAETKAVQEKEVSIAAEEAKGQKGKKEADSTRRIEVAKLEADAVNGENLAKANVVDSNATLAEKSAEAKRRSDIANAVANKEILEAEKATELARLEKDEIVKKEIQKRKQEIEAEAEAERVRRIAKGEADATLLKYQAEAEGLKKLLEAKAKGYQDILASCEGDTSAAATLLLIEKLEMLVEKQTEAIANLKIDKITVWENGASGANGGATSNFVRNLINTLPPMHELAQQVGIELPRFLGNIQGRQSEGLGQEEDTAE encoded by the coding sequence ATGGAATTTTTATTAAGTTTAGGTGGTATCAGTGTCGTGATACTTTTTTTGGTGGCTGCATTTTTGCTTTCGCGCTACAAACGCTGCCCCTCTAATAAAATCTTGGTCATTTATGGAAATGTAGGTAAAGGCAAGAGTGCCAAGTGTGTGCATGGGGGTGGCTCTTTCGTTTTGCCCATTATTCAAGATTGGCAGTTTCTTAATCTCAATCCGATTCCCATCGAGATAGATTTGCGCAATGCCCTTTCCAAACAAAACATTCGCATCAATACGCCCAGCACTTTTACCGTTGCTATTTCTACGCGCGAAGAAATTATGCTCAACGCCGCAGAAAGGCTTTTAAGTCTTGATGAGGCTGAAATTCGAAACCAAGCCTTAGATATTATCATTGGGCAGCTGCGTCTGGTTATCGCTACCCTCACCATTGAGGAAATCAATCAAGACCGTGAGCAGTTTCTTTCCCTTATCAATAAGCACGTGGCGAGCGAACTCAATAAAATTGGCTTAGAACTTATCAACGTCAATATCAAAGACATCACAGATGAATCGGGCTACATCGAGGCGATTGGTAAAAAGGCTGCCGCCGAAGCCATCAATATCGCCCGTATTCAGGTTGCCGAGCAGGAGCGCAGTGGTGCAATCGGTGAAACAAAAGCCGTTAGAGAGCGAGAGGTGCAGGTTGCCTTAGAAGTAGCCGCTACCGACGAAGGGCGCAAAGAAGCCGAAGCCCAACGCCGTATCCGCGTGGCAGAATTAGAGGCAAAGGCAGCCATTGCCGAAACCAAAGCGGTGCAAGAAAAAGAGGTTTCTATTGCCGCCGAAGAAGCCAAAGGGCAGAAAGGTAAAAAAGAGGCTGATTCTACACGCAGGATTGAGGTTGCCAAATTAGAAGCCGATGCCGTAAATGGTGAAAACTTAGCCAAGGCGAATGTCGTGGATTCAAATGCCACTCTTGCCGAAAAATCCGCCGAAGCCAAGCGCAGGAGCGATATTGCCAACGCTGTGGCAAACAAAGAAATCTTAGAAGCGGAAAAAGCCACCGAGCTTGCGCGTTTGGAAAAAGACGAAATTGTCAAGAAAGAAATTCAGAAGCGCAAGCAGGAAATTGAAGCCGAAGCCGAAGCCGAGCGCGTCCGCCGCATTGCCAAAGGGGAAGCCGACGCTACCTTGCTCAAATATCAGGCAGAGGCAGAGGGTCTGAAAAAACTTTTAGAGGCAAAGGCAAAAGGTTATCAAGACATCTTAGCTTCGTGCGAAGGCGATACCAGCGCAGCCGCTACGCTCTTGCTTATTGAAAAATTAGAGATGTTGGTAGAAAAGCAAACCGAAGCGATTGCCAATCTCAAAATCGATAAAATTACGGTTTGGGAAAATGGGGCTTCGGGTGCAAATGGGGGCGCAACTTCTAATTTTGTCCGCAATCTTATCAATACCCTGCCGCCTATGCATGAGCTTGCCCAGCAGGTTGGCATAGAATTGCCGCGCTTTTTGGGCAATATTCAAGGCAGACAGAGCGAGGGCTTGGGGCAGGAAGAAGATACGGCAGAGTAG